The following coding sequences lie in one Mucilaginibacter sp. KACC 22773 genomic window:
- a CDS encoding family 43 glycosylhydrolase codes for MNRKIVHAILLITLAVAISSCSKKSNTTSETATVVIEDPKGDGFKNPFITDIYTADPSAHVWADGRLYIYPSHDIDPPRGCDLMDKYHVYSTDDMVHWRDEGQVLQASDVDWGRPEGGFMWAPDCAYKNGTYYLYFPHPSGTEWNTTWKIGVATSKSPAKDFKSQGYIHGLESLIDPCVFVDDNGQAYLYYGGGNICKGGKLKDNMIELDGEMKTMQGLTDFHEASWVHKRNGIYYLSYADNFNEAGKFNRMRYATSNNPLGPWTYKGVYLDPTDSFTDHGSIVEFKGQWYAFYHNSSLSHNDWLRSICVNKLYYNADGTIRKVIQTDINGLKK; via the coding sequence ATGAATAGGAAGATAGTTCATGCGATACTTTTAATTACCCTGGCGGTGGCAATAAGCAGTTGCTCAAAAAAAAGCAACACTACCAGCGAAACCGCAACAGTGGTTATTGAAGACCCAAAGGGCGATGGTTTTAAAAACCCTTTTATTACCGATATATACACTGCCGATCCTTCGGCACATGTTTGGGCTGATGGCCGGTTGTATATATACCCTTCTCATGACATCGATCCACCGCGTGGCTGCGATTTGATGGATAAATATCATGTATACTCCACCGATGATATGGTACACTGGCGGGATGAAGGACAGGTATTACAGGCAAGCGACGTTGATTGGGGCCGCCCCGAAGGCGGTTTCATGTGGGCGCCCGATTGTGCTTATAAAAACGGCACCTACTACCTGTACTTCCCGCACCCCAGCGGTACCGAATGGAATACCACCTGGAAAATAGGCGTAGCAACCAGCAAAAGCCCGGCAAAGGACTTTAAATCGCAGGGATACATCCATGGGCTCGAATCATTGATAGATCCCTGTGTGTTTGTTGACGATAATGGGCAGGCCTATTTATACTATGGCGGCGGCAACATCTGCAAGGGCGGCAAGCTGAAGGATAATATGATAGAGCTTGATGGCGAAATGAAAACCATGCAGGGCCTTACCGATTTTCATGAGGCAAGCTGGGTACATAAAAGAAACGGAATCTACTACCTGTCATACGCCGATAATTTTAACGAGGCCGGTAAATTCAATCGCATGCGCTATGCAACAAGCAATAACCCGCTTGGCCCCTGGACCTATAAAGGCGTATACCTTGACCCTACCGACAGTTTTACCGATCATGGTTCAATAGTTGAATTTAAAGGGCAATGGTATGCCTTTTACCATAACAGTTCGCTATCGCACAACGATTGGCTAAGGTCTATCTGCGTAAATAAGTTATACTACAATGCCGATGGCACCATCAGGAAAGTGATTCAGACGGATATTAACGGATTGAAAAAATAA
- a CDS encoding DUF3823 domain-containing protein, giving the protein MKKLISRILVGVTILASSACTKTDNYDGPTASFQGNIVSSEGGNLPTSGGSTTIKLQQIGWTTPQTIPSKFDGTFQDTKLFKSAYKVVPTGGAFWPVYDTLTVNIDKGTKHDFVVTPYIVIKNFTTSLTGTTLTIKFDITAPVIAGLPTIKDVQPYVNTTRLVGTGASIRDFSDLNAVTINKEFIDLTDAQKSITLTVPNLIPGRTFFVRAGVRLSDSFNSSNFSEIVQIDVPK; this is encoded by the coding sequence ATGAAAAAACTGATTAGCAGAATTTTGGTGGGCGTAACTATTCTGGCAAGTTCTGCGTGTACAAAAACAGACAATTACGATGGTCCAACCGCTTCATTCCAGGGCAATATAGTTTCCTCTGAAGGCGGTAATTTGCCCACGTCGGGCGGTAGCACTACAATAAAGCTTCAGCAAATTGGCTGGACCACCCCACAAACTATCCCAAGTAAGTTTGACGGTACATTTCAGGACACCAAACTTTTTAAAAGCGCATATAAGGTTGTACCTACCGGGGGCGCTTTTTGGCCGGTTTATGATACCCTGACGGTGAATATTGATAAAGGCACTAAACACGATTTTGTTGTTACTCCGTACATCGTCATTAAAAACTTTACCACCAGTTTAACCGGCACAACCTTAACCATAAAATTTGATATTACCGCACCCGTTATTGCAGGGTTGCCAACCATTAAGGATGTGCAGCCTTATGTAAATACAACAAGACTGGTAGGTACAGGAGCTTCTATCAGAGACTTCTCGGATTTAAATGCTGTGACCATCAATAAAGAATTTATTGACCTGACTGATGCCCAAAAATCTATCACCTTAACTGTGCCCAATCTCATTCCGGGCCGCACATTTTTTGTACGTGCCGGGGTACGTCTAAGCGATAGTTTCAACAGCTCAAATTTTTCGGAAATAGTGCAGATAGACGTTCCTAAATAA
- a CDS encoding glycoside hydrolase family 71/99-like protein: MRRRSFNALLLITLIAANTSCSKKSTNTPTPPVTPTDTIDRTPSPVGDVVGKVVVGYQGWFAAIGDGSPIDRYWHWAQTWEQQPSTTNKAISAWPDVRDYTSTFPTKFANLGNGQPATVFSSFSDQTIDTQFKWMKDYGIDGAALQRFNPSGLEGPVRDAMAAKTKIAAEKNGVKFYIMYDVSGWTNMQTELKTDWTNKMSQYTSSPAYAKQNGKPVVCIWGFGFADNNHDFTAANCLEVIKWFKSKGCYVIGGVPTNWLTQTSDSRPDFLNTYKAFDMLSPWMVGRIGNANQSDGFFVTINKADQAYCNANGIDYQPCVLPGDLSGRQRAHGDFMWRQFYNMTRVGAQGIYISMFDEYNEGNQIAKTAESQAFIPVGSGFLGLDEDGTACSADYYLRLTGDGAKMFKKITPLTATRPTKPVL, from the coding sequence ATGAGAAGAAGATCATTTAACGCGTTGCTACTAATAACGCTGATAGCGGCGAACACGAGCTGTTCAAAAAAAAGTACTAACACCCCAACCCCGCCGGTAACGCCAACCGATACCATCGACCGCACCCCCTCGCCGGTTGGCGATGTAGTTGGCAAGGTAGTAGTAGGTTACCAGGGCTGGTTTGCAGCGATAGGCGACGGATCGCCGATAGACAGGTACTGGCACTGGGCACAAACCTGGGAACAGCAGCCATCAACAACCAATAAAGCTATTTCGGCCTGGCCCGACGTACGCGACTATACCAGCACCTTCCCTACCAAATTTGCCAATTTAGGCAATGGGCAGCCGGCAACGGTATTCTCTTCATTTTCAGACCAAACTATCGATACCCAGTTTAAATGGATGAAAGACTATGGTATTGACGGTGCTGCGCTTCAACGTTTTAACCCAAGCGGACTGGAAGGCCCTGTACGCGATGCCATGGCAGCCAAAACCAAAATAGCAGCCGAAAAAAACGGTGTTAAGTTTTACATTATGTACGATGTAAGCGGCTGGACAAACATGCAAACCGAGCTAAAAACCGACTGGACCAATAAAATGTCGCAATATACTTCGTCGCCTGCCTATGCAAAGCAAAATGGCAAGCCGGTGGTATGTATCTGGGGATTTGGCTTTGCCGATAACAACCATGATTTTACCGCGGCAAACTGTCTTGAAGTGATTAAATGGTTTAAAAGCAAAGGTTGTTATGTTATTGGAGGTGTACCTACAAACTGGCTTACGCAAACCAGCGATTCGCGCCCCGACTTTTTAAATACATATAAGGCATTTGATATGCTTTCGCCCTGGATGGTCGGCAGAATTGGCAATGCCAACCAGTCTGACGGTTTTTTTGTAACTATCAATAAAGCCGACCAGGCCTATTGCAATGCCAACGGCATTGATTACCAGCCCTGTGTACTGCCCGGCGATCTATCCGGCCGGCAGCGCGCCCACGGCGACTTTATGTGGCGGCAGTTTTACAACATGACCCGGGTCGGCGCGCAGGGCATCTACATCTCGATGTTTGATGAATATAACGAAGGCAACCAGATAGCTAAAACTGCCGAAAGCCAGGCATTTATACCGGTAGGCTCCGGCTTTTTGGGACTTGATGAAGACGGCACCGCCTGCTCTGCAGATTACTACCTGAGGCTTACCGGCGACGGGGCTAAAATGTTCAAGAAAATAACTCCGCTTACGGCAACAAGGCCTACAAAGCCGGTGTTGTAA
- a CDS encoding RagB/SusD family nutrient uptake outer membrane protein: MKSIHKFIIAISISVGASLTSCQKLNIAPTNIFTPDIIYDSEAGVKSFLATIYQNLPIEDFKYRPDQGFKTGGNDWENFYNSASVTGEEVGPFGGMDIGGGFGYWPYGDIRNVNILIDELPKHVAKLSQPTVNALLGEAHFLRAYYYFGLAKRYGGIPIITVPQDPGAPLSTLQVHRDKEQAVWDFIGAELDLGYQMMPETSDAGRANRYAAAALKSRAMLYAACVARYGSVNFVDGPARTQGLVGIPADKATAYFQAAYDAAKLLEGHYSLYNANSDKVQNYVDLFLKSTSPENIFIKQYSIATHTAHSWDATMSPRYMTANALSRSYPTLDFVRLWGELPVTNGDGTPKRFDNRAQLMQGLEPRLLATVYFPGATLRGLMFDMQRGIYPAFSGTAAAEVAKPANSRSYILAGDTKTLYQGKQVIGFTGPWTGGDELTRTGFYVRKYVDYNKPQSAVDLNRSEQPWIDLRYGEILLNRAEAAMELGNTGDALTSVNLIRSRAGASPYASIDLNKVRNERRMELAFENQYYWDLKRWRTADVVLDRAHFKGLMPYYVLNENKFIFLAEPELFNREYSFQKQFYYEGIPGGEIGKNPNLLPNNPNY; the protein is encoded by the coding sequence AACCATATACCAGAATTTGCCTATTGAAGACTTTAAATACCGGCCCGACCAGGGATTTAAAACAGGGGGCAACGATTGGGAAAACTTTTACAATTCGGCCTCGGTTACAGGCGAAGAAGTTGGCCCTTTTGGAGGGATGGACATTGGCGGCGGCTTTGGTTACTGGCCATATGGCGATATCAGGAATGTAAATATCCTGATAGACGAACTGCCTAAACATGTGGCCAAGCTAAGCCAGCCAACTGTAAATGCCCTTTTGGGCGAAGCCCATTTTTTAAGGGCATACTATTATTTTGGCCTGGCCAAACGTTATGGCGGCATTCCTATTATAACCGTGCCACAGGATCCGGGCGCCCCGCTGTCAACACTCCAGGTACATCGTGATAAAGAACAGGCCGTATGGGATTTCATAGGGGCCGAACTTGATTTGGGTTACCAGATGATGCCCGAAACCAGTGATGCAGGCAGGGCCAACAGGTATGCCGCAGCCGCATTAAAATCAAGAGCAATGCTGTATGCGGCATGTGTTGCCAGGTACGGCTCGGTAAACTTTGTTGATGGGCCTGCGCGTACGCAAGGTCTGGTAGGCATCCCTGCAGATAAGGCAACCGCCTATTTCCAGGCGGCCTATGATGCCGCCAAATTGCTGGAAGGCCATTACTCCCTTTACAATGCAAATTCAGACAAGGTACAAAACTATGTTGATCTGTTCTTAAAAAGCACAAGCCCCGAAAATATTTTTATAAAACAGTATTCTATCGCTACCCACACTGCACATAGCTGGGATGCTACCATGTCGCCGCGCTACATGACAGCCAATGCGCTTTCGCGTTCATACCCAACGTTGGATTTTGTAAGGCTTTGGGGAGAGTTACCGGTAACTAACGGCGATGGTACGCCCAAGCGTTTTGATAACCGTGCCCAATTGATGCAGGGGCTTGAACCAAGATTGCTGGCCACCGTTTATTTCCCCGGGGCAACCTTAAGGGGGCTCATGTTTGATATGCAAAGGGGCATTTATCCGGCTTTTAGCGGCACAGCTGCCGCCGAGGTTGCAAAACCGGCCAATTCCCGCTCATACATACTTGCAGGCGACACAAAAACATTGTACCAGGGCAAACAGGTAATTGGCTTTACCGGCCCATGGACAGGTGGCGACGAACTAACACGTACAGGCTTTTATGTGCGCAAATATGTTGACTATAACAAACCCCAGTCGGCAGTTGACCTTAACAGGAGCGAACAGCCCTGGATTGACCTTCGTTATGGCGAGATTTTGTTAAACCGGGCAGAAGCAGCTATGGAATTGGGCAACACGGGCGATGCATTAACCTCGGTTAACCTGATCAGGAGCCGGGCCGGTGCAAGCCCTTACGCTTCTATCGATTTGAATAAAGTCCGTAACGAAAGGCGCATGGAACTTGCCTTTGAAAACCAATACTATTGGGATTTAAAAAGATGGCGAACCGCCGATGTGGTGCTTGACCGTGCGCATTTTAAAGGCTTGATGCCATATTACGTATTGAATGAAAATAAATTCATCTTCTTAGCAGAACCCGAGTTGTTTAACCGCGAATATTCTTTCCAGAAGCAATTTTATTATGAAGGAATTCCGGGAGGCGAAATCGGAAAGAACCCTAACCTGCTCCCTAACAATCCAAATTATTAA
- a CDS encoding family 43 glycosylhydrolase codes for MIKHNLLKISAVLAISLGTLSTSLCIAQDKPADTASVGTPFVTDIYTADPSAHVWKDGRLYVYPSHDVAPPRGCDLMDRYHVYSTDDMVHWKDHGEILNASQVEWGRPEGGFMWAPDCAYKNGTYYFYFPHPSGTAWNSTWKIGVATSKSPASGFKSQGYIKGLESMIDPCVFIDDDGQAYFYYGGGGTCKGGKLKSNMVEIDGEMQKMEGLEDFHEASWVHKRNGIYYLSYSDNHDVNGKHNQMRYATSNSPLGPWVSKGVYMDPTDSYTNHGSIVQFKGQWYAFYHNSSLSHQDWLRSICVDKLYYNADGTIKKVIPTGPIKK; via the coding sequence ATGATAAAACATAATTTATTAAAAATATCGGCTGTATTGGCCATAAGTTTGGGTACATTATCTACTTCCCTGTGTATTGCCCAGGACAAACCTGCCGATACCGCATCTGTTGGAACCCCTTTTGTTACTGATATTTATACAGCCGACCCATCTGCCCATGTTTGGAAAGATGGCCGCCTTTACGTATATCCATCGCATGATGTAGCCCCGCCGCGCGGCTGCGATTTGATGGACAGGTACCACGTTTACTCAACCGACGACATGGTACATTGGAAAGATCATGGCGAGATACTAAACGCCAGTCAGGTTGAGTGGGGCCGCCCCGAAGGAGGCTTTATGTGGGCGCCCGATTGCGCCTACAAAAATGGCACTTACTATTTCTACTTCCCGCATCCAAGCGGCACCGCCTGGAACAGCACCTGGAAAATTGGCGTAGCTACCAGCAAAAGTCCGGCAAGTGGGTTTAAATCGCAGGGATATATTAAAGGGCTGGAATCGATGATTGATCCATGTGTATTTATTGACGACGATGGACAGGCATACTTTTATTATGGCGGTGGCGGCACCTGCAAAGGTGGCAAGCTAAAAAGCAATATGGTTGAAATTGATGGCGAAATGCAGAAAATGGAAGGCCTGGAAGATTTTCATGAAGCCAGCTGGGTACATAAACGCAATGGCATATACTACCTATCCTATTCAGACAATCATGATGTGAACGGCAAACACAACCAGATGCGTTATGCCACCAGCAACAGTCCATTAGGCCCCTGGGTTTCGAAAGGTGTTTATATGGACCCTACAGATAGTTATACTAACCATGGTTCCATTGTTCAGTTTAAGGGGCAGTGGTACGCGTTTTACCATAACAGTTCGCTCTCCCACCAGGATTGGTTACGGTCTATCTGTGTAGATAAGCTTTACTATAACGCTGATGGTACTATTAAAAAAGTAATACCAACCGGACCTATCAAAAAGTAA